Part of the Drosophila santomea strain STO CAGO 1482 chromosome 2L, Prin_Dsan_1.1, whole genome shotgun sequence genome is shown below.
GTCGAACAGCAGGTGGAACCCTATATCACCAGCCTGGCCTTGTTCGATGCCAAGGCAAACCGAAAGCTGAGCGAGAACTTTTACTTCAACGTAAATGAGCAGTGGGCTGCACAGCTATTGCCAAATATGCCAGTACCTTCGTCGGTTGCTGGTTGTGGCGTTCCGAGAAAGTCAGCGGAGGGCGATGAAAGGAGTTCCGCTTGCCAGGCACCTCATTCCCTGTTCGATGGAGTGTCTGCCGAGCTGTTGCGATCGAATCGACAGCAATTCCAGCAACTGCGACAATGTCTGCTTTCCGTGACAGCTCCGCATGCAGATATATATCTGGTTAGTAATTTATAACTATAATCTAATTAGCATATAGATTAAAGGTCATCTCTTACAGGTGGTGCGAATAGAGAAAATACTGCAATCAGGCATAGCCCAGGTTGCCGAACCGTATCTCAAAGCTGGCAAGGATCCAAAGCTGGGCCAAAAGGTCTATAAAGCGGCGAAGAGCTATGCTCAACATATTGGACATTACCGGCAGCCTTTTGCCTGGGCAGCCAGACCGCTCTTCAAGCAATACAGCCACGAATTGGATGTAGATCCGAAGAGAGAGTTCGAATTCAGTCCCATTTATCGCCAGGAGATACCCAAACTGAAGGATGAGGAACTACTTAAGCTATTGGTCGATTATCGCAAGCCTGAAAAACTGAGCAAACTAACTATTATTCCTGGCAGCCTTaagatgcagatgcagttcCTGGACCAAACCACACCTTGCGGCTTAAGCAAATCACTGGCGCCCTTGTCCACATTTAGTCCATCTTCCAAGCAACCGCCCACTGTGGAAGTGGCCGAATTCCAAAGCCAAAGCGAACGGGATGCCCACCCCTATACGAGTTTCTGTAACCACCTCTATGTGTATCCACTGAGTCTGCAATTCGACAGCCAGAAACTGTTCTCGAGAGCCAGGAATATCACGGTCGTGGTGGAGCTACGTGATGGCGACGGGGAGTACAGCAAACCCTTAAAGGTACAGCTTATAAAATACCCCAAAAGTATGAATATATAACTGAATTTTGATTGCAGTGCATATATGGGCGTCCTGGCCAGGATCTTTTAGTGTCGCAGATTGCCTGTCCGGTGCTGCATCACAATGTAACGCCCACCTGGTACGAGGAAATCAAGCTACGTCTTCCGCTGGGACTATTTCCGGAACACCACctgctgttttccttttacCACGTGTCCTGTAACCTCAGCAAGAAAAGGGATGCGCATGCGGCGTTTGAAACACCTATTGGTTACGCCTGGTTGCCATTGCTCCAGAAGAATCGGATATGCCTGGAGGAACAGCAACTTCCGGTGGCTGCCACTTTGCCAGTTGGCTATCTTTCCATACAACCCTTGGGATGGGGCAAAGGGGTAAGTTGTGTGTTCGTTGTGTGCTGCGCAAAAGTCGTTCATCAACTCATGAAATGTTTGTATTGTCTCTTACCCAACATTCGTCGTACCCATACACTCATTCCCTGGCTTGCCAACTAACCTGTGCTCTTTTTCTGTGTTCTCTTTCTCCGCACTGATCTGCATGCTAACTGCACCACCAAacaccaaccaccaaccaccaaccacccactaTCCACCCCACCCATGGCTGCCTACAAACCCTTCCAATTTCTCAGCAGAACTGCGGTCCGGATATTCAGTGGATCGACAATCAGAGGAATTTATATACGGTGGGATTGCGTCTGGACTCCACGGTTCTGACTGCCGACCAGCACTTGCACAACTTCTTTGGACACTGTGAACGGTTGCTGGAGGGGGGCAAAACTGGAGCGGTgccagcggaaacggaaacctGCAAGATCTTGAAAGCGGCCCACGCCATTGATATGAAATCCTTGATTAACTACTTGCCCACGGTTCTCAATGAGCTGTTCACTCTGCTAGTTCACACGCAGTCCGAAGAAATCGGTTTGAACGTCATCCGCTTGATAACAAACATCATCCATTTGATCAGTGATCAGGCGAAGAGATCTGATCTATTGGGTGCCTATGTGAAATACGTATTTCACGCACCCTACTACAGCCAACAAACTGCTAGGCAAAGGACGGTACATGGAGAACTCTGCAGGCATTTGCCCTATCTCCTTAATCCTAGCAATCCCGATTTCCTCATAGTCAACAAATTCATGAGATACTCGTCGATATTCTTCGATCTGATTATCAAAAGTATGGCTCAGCACTTGCTGGCCACCGGCAGGATTCGAATGCTACGCAACGAGCGATTTCCCAAGGAATATGGGGATCGTGTGGAACAATTGATAAAGGCACTAATGCCCTACATAACCACTCGATTTGAGGACTTAAGTGAGGAAACTCATTTGCTGAATCGCTCTTTGGCCAAGTTTGTGCGCCAGTGTCTGAGTTACATGGACAGGGGATTTGTATTCCGTTTGATTCGTTGTTATATGGCAGAATTTTCGCCTGGCAATCCGCGGATACTTCACGAATACAAGTTCAACTTTCTGCAGGAGATCTGCCAGCATGAGCACTATGTGCCACTCAATCTGCCATTCGTTTTGAATCCGAAGAACAGACCACCTGAGATGATGCAGCACTTTACTCTTTCCGAACAATTCTGTCGGCAACATTTTCTATCCGGACTACTGCTTCAGGAATTGAAGAGCAGCCTGAATGAAGTGGGCCATGTGAGGCGACACGCGTTGGGCATTTTCAAAGATCTCTTGGCCAAACACGAGTTGGATAACCGATATCAGCAGAAGGGCCAGCTCTCAAGGATTGCCTTGCTCTATGTTCCGTGGTTGGGCGTGGTGATGGACAACATCCATCGGATTGATGATTTATCGGAGTCTGGAGCTTGTACGCCCAACGGACACGTTTATGCGGACTCCGCTTCCTATACCAAGCGCTTGAGTTGTTCCAGTAGCTATGTGTTCAGCAAGGACTCCTCCACTTTCGGCTCTCTGACGTCCACGCCGCGTTCAAAGAATCGCCTGACTATGCACTGCGATCAAGCGAGTCCATACCGCACCTCGGTGCACATGAAGGAGCACAACTATCTGGCCGCTATCGCTGGCCAACCCATTAGCAATGGGATATCTAATCTCTCACTGAACTCGAATACGGACTCGGGGGTAAGGTGCTGTCTAATTGAAGCCAGTAAAGCATTGCTAACATGCATCCTCTTTTCAGCACTCTCAGGACACCACCACAATTGGAGCGTATACGAATGGAGACACAGATGTGGCCCTCCGAAATGGACACAATCGGTCAGTGAGCGTTACCCACGCACAGATTCTCTCCCGTTGCGATAAGTTCAGTTCTGTGGAAAGCAAGGACCTTCTTCTGGGCTTCCTTTTCATCATCAAACACCTGTCACAAGAACAGATGGTTGCTTGGTGGCAAAACTGCAATGAATCCGAGACACTGCAGTTTCTCTCCATTCTGGATCTCTGCCTGCTGCAGTTCCGATATGTGGGCAAGAAAAGTGTAGTGATATCTACAGAAACCCGTCAGGGTCGTTTGGCCAAGGCCAACACTCTTCCAGCTAGAACTCAACCACCCACAGGCTTGGAAAACGGCAGTCAGGAACAGCAGCCATCCAGTGGAACTTTGAATCAAACCCGGGAACATCTACTAGAGGATATCGATACTCTGGCTAGAAGTCAGTTGGCGCTTTATGAATCGAATTTGGCCACCGAAGTGGGAATGATTATTTTGGACTGCTTGGGCCTGTATGTCCTGCAGTTCAGACAGCTCTTGGCCGATAGCTTAGTCCTGCCCAAGGTGGCCAGAGTTTACCTGAGATTCCTGCAGTTGGGTCAATCAGAAAGGCTCTCCAAACACGTCTTTGCAGCACTGAGAGCTTTCATAAACAACTATGCAATGGCTCTTTTCAAAGGAAATGCCATGTTGTGCGGTCAGATGGTTTATGAGCTTCTCAAGGCCTGCGATAGTCGCCTAGTGGAGATTCGCCACGAATCTTGTGCTGTTTTGTATCTTCTCATGCGCAGTAACTTTGAATTCAGTGGCCGAAAAGCCCTAACTCGCGTACACCTGCAAGTTATTATATCAGTATCCCAGATGATTGGAAACGTAATTGGACTGAACAATGCTAGATTCCAGGAAAGTTTGTCAATCATCAATAGCTATGCGAATAGCGATAAGGCGATGAAGGGCACCGGTTTTCCCATGGAGGTCAAGGACTTAACGCGTCGAGTGCGCACTGTACTTATGGCCACCGCCCAAATGCAGGCTCATCATATGGATCCTGAAAGATTGCTGGAACTACAGTATTCCCTAGCCAATTCGTATGCCTCCACGCCAGAGCTTCGCCACACTTGGCTGGTGACCATGGCCAGAAATCACGAGCAGAATGGAAATCTGTCGGAGGCTGCCTGCTGCCATCTCCACATTGCTGCACTGATGTGCGAATATCTCCGACTTAGAGGAGGTTGCACTCTCAGTTGGTCATCCACTGCATTCGGCAAGATATCTACGAATATACCCCTAGATGAGCAAGGTCTCAAACTGGATGCTGGTGCTCAGGATTCTCAGTACACAGAACAAATGCTTTTGGAGCAGCTCAAGCTGTGTGCCGACTTCCTGGACCGCGCTGAAAGATTTGAGTGCCTTGGAGAGCTCTACAAACTCATCCTGCCCATGTACGAAAGGGATCGTAGTTACCAGGAACTGGCACACTGCTATGAACACCTCACACAGGCCTACAACAAAATAGGCGAGGTGAATCGGTCAGGAAAGAGAATGCTGGGCCGCTTTTACAGGGTGGTATTCTATGGACTGGTGAGTAATCCACAAATTGATTACCCttttaaataatactaaaCTTAATTGTATTCTTAGATGTACTTTGAAGAAGATCATGCCATTGAGTTTGTGTACAAGGAGCCCAAGCTAACATCGCTCAGCGAAATCTCTGAGCGACTGGCCAAACAGTACAAGGAGAAGTTTGGAGCCGATGTAGTCAAGATGATCATGGACTCGTCACCGGTAAGTAAagggtatatacatatttgtgaTTGGATTGGAAAAACTAATATATTTGAAAGGCAAGCAACGAATCCATATAACGCATTTGCAAATCATTTGAAGAGATATTCGTTATAAAGCAGATCCAAATCACTGTCGCCGCGCATCAAACTCATGCGCTACAATGGAGTACAGGGTATTATATTAATGGATAAACTATTAGACTTGCTAGAGGTTTACCCGCTTGACCTCGGATTGACGCATCATGGAGGCGTTTGTGCTTCTTGGCATCATTCGCTGCGAGTTGCCATTGGTTTGCTTTTGATTAGTTATGGCAATCCTACTGGCCGTAGAATTTTTACCCGTCTTGCAACTGAAAAATAACGAATAGAAAAATACATTTGGAAGGCATGGTCAATTTCGGTTTTCCTGCCTCCAAGGTACTTTGGTATAACTCACATATGATTTGACTGCGGTTTTTGTACGTTTGTAACAGCTTTTCCTTGTTTTGTGACGCGACCTGTTGCAACTCCTTGCAAACTGCCAGAAGGCTGGTAAACACATCCTGATTTTGCCTGAGTCAACCTATTCTGCTTACCGGCAATCCCGGTTGGACACGAATCCATTGGGAGCTTTCGGGGAGCAGCCGATCCAGCTTGTTGGTGGCCACCAACTGCAATAGTCCGACAATGTGAAGCCGTGGGTGACCCCTTGGCCGGCTGCATCATTGAACGGACTGCTCTGTTACCGTAGCCACTCTGTTGACCATTAGATCCTGCCTCGCGAGCCGAGCACTTGGCCTTGGCCGACTTGTACACCCGTGGAAAGGTGGCCGGCACACTAGTGGTTGCCACGGTCTTGGGCGGCGTGGTTGGTGGTAAGTCCAACTGGAAGTCATCCACCATCATGGGCTCAATATGTTGTTGATTCTCACTCATTTCGTTGACCACCTGCGATCCATCAGAGTCCTCGTATCTgaagttataaaaaaaaaagagaacgctatagtcgagttgactatctgataccgttactcagctagtgaagAAAGAGTCTTAACACAGTTTTGCGTTTGTAGCGTTATAGTGGCGTGCAGAAAGTTTTGGCAATCGgtagaaatacaaaaataaaaaatatcaaaacattttcaaagtgtggcgtagcagctttggcGTTTGTGGCGTTATAGtgcgtggcagaaagttttttggcaaatcgatagaaatttagaagactaatacaaaaatgaaaaaatatcaaaacatttttcaaaagtgtgggcgtggcagttttgggcggtttgtgggcgttagagtgggcgtggcaacatgaatcgacaaacttgcgctgcttctatgtctctggagtctgtatgcttaatctcaactttctagcttttgtagttcctgagatcacagcgttcatacggacggacagacagacagacggacagacggacagacagacggacggacagacggacatggccagatcgactcggctattgatcctgatcaagaatatatatactttatatggtcggaaacgcttccttctgcctgttacatacttttcaacgaatctagtatacccttttactctacgagtaacgggtataattatgaTTTATAAGTTCCCCTATATACGCTGAATATAAGACCGACCTGTAAAGCTTTCCCGTCACATATTCATTCGAAATAGATTCGTGTTGACCTCCATTCGCGGCCAGCTCACTGCCGTTGGAATGAGACTCGTCATCTCCGCTATAAGCCTTGGCCTCCACATTCGGTGCCATCTCGTTCTTGGACATGCAAACGGTGACACTGGAGGACTGTGCCGTGGGTGGAGGCACTACTGTGGAAGCTCGATTAACGTGGATCTGATCTCGGCTCACGATCAAGCCCAGCCGGTGGCACAGCTCCTTGAAGGCGTTGTGAGAAACCAAGTCTTGGTAGAGAGTTGATTCCGAGAAGGTGAAAAATTTCTCAAATGCCTTTATGCAATCGATTTGGTTCTCGATTTCCAGCTCCGTATAGCTGCGATTGGAGCACAACGTGCACCTGGGACACACGGATGCATCGCCACCGTACTCATACTTCTCGTTCAAAAGATCGTTGACCCGGATGAGAAACTGGGCGACTAGGACGGTCTCAGGTCTGTTGGCCAGCTTCTCCTGATCGCCCACAGCCAGCAGGAGGCACTGCCGACCGTGGTTTACTGGAGTAGTGCGATCCAAGGACTGCAGCTTGTcgtgctgtttggtgttgaAAGTCATACTAAGACCATGTCCTCCTGGTAACACACCCACCGCGATCTCCTCGAGAGGCATTTGCTCATCGCCCAGTTGACTAAGTAGCTCAAAGATCTGGCGCTTGGGAAAAAACCCATTTTCCACACGATTCACGGCATCTCCAACGACCTCGGTGCGCTGCAATGTTGTAGTTGAGGTCGACTCGGTTTTGGCCACTGGGCTTGGGGGCTCGGATTTCTGGCGAAAAGATGGCACGAATTCCACTGCATTTGGATTTAGAGAGTATTCCCTAGTGCATGGGATTGGTATCTGCATCTGCGGTATCTGGACCAATCCCAGGCCCATCGCACGAGCCGGGAACTCAAAGAGCTGCTCCATGGGGGCAACAGCCAATGTACTGGGGATTAGTTACCGTTTGTCCGACAATCTGATGAACTTGTGGTTAGTGCCAAAAGAAGGAACGCGAACTGTATACAAAATTTGGATACTTTTGCGGCTCTAGTGTACGGACTGTGGTAGttgtataaaaataacaaacaatttacTAGTAAATAGTAAAGTTGTTGAGCTGTTTGAACCAAATCGGTTGAAGGTGGGAAGTGGATAGGTATTCTGAAACAAACTCCATTTTGATATTTGCTGGAGTGACGACTTGATCTCGAAGTTACTTGTGCAGGTCCACCATTGATTGCATTCCAAAGAAATAAAGGTCTACTGTAAATCAACCGAATGATAGTTATAGTAATTATTCTTAACAGACTATTTCTTAGGACAAACAATGTgctataatttaattttacttcGTGTTTTTCAGGTTAAAGTAGACGAACTAGATGCCAAGCTTGCGTACATACAGGTCACCCATGTGATTCCTTTCTTCTCCAAAGACGAACTAGACCAAAGGCTAAATGAATTCGAGCAGAATCACGATGTGGACACTTTCATGTACGAGACTCCGTTCACCAAATCGGGAGCAGCCCGTGGCAGCGTAGAAGAGCAATGGAAACGCAAGACggttataaaaataagaaaacttGCACCTCATTTCAGTTGCtccaaagacattagaatattattctaatgtcttggttgctctttattaaattttcaattgttgCAGCTCAATACTCCTTCCCATATGTTCTTAAACGTATACCGGTCAAGTCTCGTGAAATCATAGAACTGAGCCCCATCGAGGTGGCCATCGATGAAATGCAATCCAAGGTTTCAGAGCTGGAGGAGATCATTCTCCCACCAGCCGATGTGAAGAAGTTGCAGCTGCGTCTGCAGGGAAGTGTGGCGGTGACTGTGAATGCTGGTCCTTTGGCCTACGCTCATGCCTTTCTCGACGCCAAGGTGGTTAACAACTTCTCAATGGATCGCGTCGGAGATCTTAAGGATGTTTTTCGGTATGCATTTATAGTAACTGGCCTTTTTAGCTTCATAAATCATATGTTACGTTCACCACCTTGCAGCGACTTCATTGTGGTGTGCCAGAAGGCCCTGTTCCTCAACGAGCGGATCATCAGCGCTGACCAGAAGGAGTACCATCATGTGCTGAAGGAGAACTACGAGAAGCTGTGCCAGGCGCTCAGTGAGTTGCTGGACGACGAGTCCTTCCAGCCGCTCGGCGACGATGCCGACAGCATAAACCAGCGCAATAGCATGGCTTTGTTCAATGCGATCAGTGGCGCCTCCCATAACTCAAGTACTGCTTAAGTCCAACAAAAGTCATAATAAGATATCAAATATCAAAATTCTGAAACTCAGTCAGTTACCCACACGCACGGCTAACcagaaaccaaaccaaaccgaatgTTG
Proteins encoded:
- the LOC120444018 gene encoding dedicator of cytokinesis protein 9 isoform X9 translates to MERKFTRGLNKLGSAVQMRENVSQLVRESAILMNCTGRHQRSLSIATKPLVVEPIDFEAFIAKNKTVIQNDPQRELLIYPVDDVSEIIMPRKQRTNAKSVADRFDPPNEAIVCPLHGPAMITNGNGHSQVSRQGSIQSNGSHHNGNGNGNGNGNGHTSSSSSSSLNNSNGHGQLSRKSSQCSNGSSSHKDSSYESALSSITLRSNLAQPEELDEFADDGQGEVLFDGQPHGSRAECTRFTRQALYTYRAKNHLIHYKYNAYGGNCHDLPSISPAEELVEEVYEIDADQDRIDEQMTRSQADTITKQGYLLKGPDSASDRMFANIGNKSFKRRYCYLRQEIDGTYILELHKDEKQGEAKATIVMDFCTDVVQNPKRGRFCFELRMTTGHKSFTLAAENEQDFKDWLSKISSVLAQNRAQEEKRNASLERQPSIGSNPSPQLQPPAMEPPTFGTLKGLDQSLHPQLMKYGRETDHSIALARREQRRRLFACYQSPVKGSGSDSVEQYREHFGTRLLLNCHNLRFRLQCIPQDEGSASGVEQQVEPYITSLALFDAKANRKLSENFYFNVNEQWAAQLLPNMPVPSSVAGCGVPRKSAEGDERSSACQAPHSLFDGVSAELLRSNRQQFQQLRQCLLSVTAPHADIYLVVRIEKILQSGIAQVAEPYLKAGKDPKLGQKVYKAAKSYAQHIGHYRQPFAWAARPLFKQYSHELDVDPKREFEFSPIYRQEIPKLKDEELLKLLVDYRKPEKLSKLTIIPGSLKMQMQFLDQTTPCGLSKSLAPLSTFSPSSKQPPTVEVAEFQSQSERDAHPYTSFCNHLYVYPLSLQFDSQKLFSRARNITVVVELRDGDGEYSKPLKCIYGRPGQDLLVSQIACPVLHHNVTPTWYEEIKLRLPLGLFPEHHLLFSFYHVSCNLSKKRDAHAAFETPIGYAWLPLLQKNRICLEEQQLPVAATLPVGYLSIQPLGWGKGQNCGPDIQWIDNQRNLYTVGLRLDSTVLTADQHLHNFFGHCERLLEGGKTGAVPAETETCKILKAAHAIDMKSLINYLPTVLNELFTLLVHTQSEEIGLNVIRLITNIIHLISDQAKRSDLLGAYVKYVFHAPYYSQQTARQRTVHGELCRHLPYLLNPSNPDFLIVNKFMRYSSIFFDLIIKSMAQHLLATGRIRMLRNERFPKEYGDRVEQLIKALMPYITTRFEDLSEETHLLNRSLAKFVRQCLSYMDRGFVFRLIRCYMAEFSPGNPRILHEYKFNFLQEICQHEHYVPLNLPFVLNPKNRPPEMMQHFTLSEQFCRQHFLSGLLLQELKSSLNEVGHVRRHALGIFKDLLAKHELDNRYQQKGQLSRIALLYVPWLGVVMDNIHRIDDLSESGACTPNGHVYADSASYTKRLSCSSSYVFSKDSSTFGSLTSTPRSKNRLTMHCDQASPYRTSVHMKEHNYLAAIAGQPISNGISNLSLNSNTDSGHSQDTTTIGAYTNGDTDVALRNGHNRSVSVTHAQILSRCDKFSSVESKDLLLGFLFIIKHLSQEQMVAWWQNCNESETLQFLSILDLCLLQFRYVGKKSVVISTETRQGRLAKANTLPARTQPPTGLENGSQEQQPSSGTLNQTREHLLEDIDTLARSQLALYESNLATEVGMIILDCLGLYVLQFRQLLADSLVLPKVARVYLRFLQLGQSERLSKHVFAALRAFINNYAMALFKGNAMLCGQMVYELLKACDSRLVEIRHESCAVLYLLMRSNFEFSGRKALTRVHLQVIISVSQMIGNVIGLNNARFQESLSIINSYANSDKAMKGTGFPMEVKDLTRRVRTVLMATAQMQAHHMDPERLLELQYSLANSYASTPELRHTWLVTMARNHEQNGNLSEAACCHLHIAALMCEYLRLRGGCTLSWSSTAFGKISTNIPLDEQGLKLDAGAQDSQYTEQMLLEQLKLCADFLDRAERFECLGELYKLILPMYERDRSYQELAHCYEHLTQAYNKIGEVNRSGKRMLGRFYRVVFYGLMYFEEDHAIEFVYKEPKLTSLSEISERLAKQYKEKFGADVVKMIMDSSPVKVDELDAKLAYIQVTHVIPFFSKDELDQRLNEFEQNHDVDTFMYETPFTKSGAARGSVEEQWKRKTVIKTQYSFPYVLKRIPVKSREIIELSPIEVAIDEMQSKVSELEEIILPPADVKKLQLRLQGSVAVTVNAGPLAYAHAFLDAKVVNNFSMDRVGDLKDVFRDFIVVCQKALFLNERIISADQKEYHHVLKENYEKLCQALRPYFVDQSTSNSTQHHSSHINTQNSTHHS
- the LOC120444018 gene encoding dedicator of cytokinesis protein 9 isoform X3, whose product is MERKFTRGLNKLGSAVQMRENVSQLVRESAILMNCTGRHQRSLSIATKPLVVEPIDFEAFIAKNKTVIQNDPQRELLIYPVDDVSEIIMPRKQRTNAKSVADRFDPPNEAIVCPLHGPAMITNGNGHSQVSRQGSIQSNGSHHNGNGNGNGNGNGHTSSSSSSSLNNSNGHGQLSRKSSQCSNGSSSHKDSSYESALSSITLRSNLAQPEELDEFADDGQGEVLFDGQPHGSRAECTRFTRQALYTYRAKNHLIHYKYNAYGGNCHDLPSISPAEELVEEVYEIDADQDRIDEQMTRSQADTITKQGYLLKGPDSASDRMFANIGNKSFKRRYCYLRQEIDGTYILELHKDEKQGEAKATIVMDFCTDVVQNPKRGRFCFELRMTTGHKSFTLAAENEQDFKDWLSKISSVLAQNRAQEEKRNASLERQPSIGSNPSPQLQPPAMEPPTFGTLKGLDQSLHPQLMKYGRETDHSIALARREQRRRLFACYQSPVKGSGSDSVEQYREHFGTRLLLNCHNLRFRLQCIPQDEGSASGVEQQVEPYITSLALFDAKANRKLSENFYFNVNEQWAAQLLPNMPVPSSVAGCGVPRKSAEGDERSSACQAPHSLFDGVSAELLRSNRQQFQQLRQCLLSVTAPHADIYLVVRIEKILQSGIAQVAEPYLKAGKDPKLGQKVYKAAKSYAQHIGHYRQPFAWAARPLFKQYSHELDVDPKREFEFSPIYRQEIPKLKDEELLKLLVDYRKPEKLSKLTIIPGSLKMQMQFLDQTTPCGLSKSLAPLSTFSPSSKQPPTVEVAEFQSQSERDAHPYTSFCNHLYVYPLSLQFDSQKLFSRARNITVVVELRDGDGEYSKPLKCIYGRPGQDLLVSQIACPVLHHNVTPTWYEEIKLRLPLGLFPEHHLLFSFYHVSCNLSKKRDAHAAFETPIGYAWLPLLQKNRICLEEQQLPVAATLPVGYLSIQPLGWGKGQNCGPDIQWIDNQRNLYTVGLRLDSTVLTADQHLHNFFGHCERLLEGGKTGAVPAETETCKILKAAHAIDMKSLINYLPTVLNELFTLLVHTQSEEIGLNVIRLITNIIHLISDQAKRSDLLGAYVKYVFHAPYYSQQTARQRTVHGELCRHLPYLLNPSNPDFLIVNKFMRYSSIFFDLIIKSMAQHLLATGRIRMLRNERFPKEYGDRVEQLIKALMPYITTRFEDLSEETHLLNRSLAKFVRQCLSYMDRGFVFRLIRCYMAEFSPGNPRILHEYKFNFLQEICQHEHYVPLNLPFVLNPKNRPPEMMQHFTLSEQFCRQHFLSGLLLQELKSSLNEVGHVRRHALGIFKDLLAKHELDNRYQQKGQLSRIALLYVPWLGVVMDNIHRIDDLSESGACTPNGHVYADSASYTKRLSCSSSYVFSKDSSTFGSLTSTPRSKNRLTMHCDQASPYRTSVHMKEHNYLAAIAGQPISNGISNLSLNSNTDSGDTTTIGAYTNGDTDVALRNGHNRSVSVTHAQILSRCDKFSSVESKDLLLGFLFIIKHLSQEQMVAWWQNCNESETLQFLSILDLCLLQFRYVGKKSVVISTETRQGRLAKANTLPARTQPPTGLENGSQEQQPSSGTLNQTREHLLEDIDTLARSQLALYESNLATEVGMIILDCLGLYVLQFRQLLADSLVLPKVARVYLRFLQLGQSERLSKHVFAALRAFINNYAMALFKGNAMLCGQMVYELLKACDSRLVEIRHESCAVLYLLMRSNFEFSGRKALTRVHLQVIISVSQMIGNVIGLNNARFQESLSIINSYANSDKAMKGTGFPMEVKDLTRRVRTVLMATAQMQAHHMDPERLLELQYSLANSYASTPELRHTWLVTMARNHEQNGNLSEAACCHLHIAALMCEYLRLRGGCTLSWSSTAFGKISTNIPLDEQGLKLDAGAQDSQYTEQMLLEQLKLCADFLDRAERFECLGELYKLILPMYERDRSYQELAHCYEHLTQAYNKIGEVNRSGKRMLGRFYRVVFYGLMYFEEDHAIEFVYKEPKLTSLSEISERLAKQYKEKFGADVVKMIMDSSPVKVDELDAKLAYIQVTHVIPFFSKDELDQRLNEFEQNHDVDTFMYETPFTKSGAARGSVEEQWKRKTVIKTQYSFPYVLKRIPVKSREIIELSPIEVAIDEMQSKVSELEEIILPPADVKKLQLRLQGSVAVTVNAGPLAYAHAFLDAKVVNNFSMDRVGDLKDVFRDFIVVCQKALFLNERIISADQKEYHHVLKENYEKLCQALSELLDDESFQPLGDDADSINQRNSMALFNAISGASHNSRPYFVDQSTSNSTQHHSSHINTQNSTHHS